The following proteins are encoded in a genomic region of Neovison vison isolate M4711 chromosome 12, ASM_NN_V1, whole genome shotgun sequence:
- the AQP6 gene encoding aquaporin-6, translated as MLACRFWRAISRALFAEFLATGLYVFFGVGSALPWPSALPTVLQIAITFNLATAVAVQITWKTSGGHINPAVTLAFLVGSQISLPRAMAYVAAQLAGATAGAALLYGIIPGDIRETLGVNMVRSSVSTGQAVAVELVLTLQLVLCVFVCTDNRQASGSPATMMGISLALGHLIGVYFTGCSMNPARSFGPAIIVGRFEVHWIFWVGPLAGAVLASLIYNFILFPGTKTMAQRLAILMGSEEVEKVAEEEPEKRESQSSSGDTESGNMCQTV; from the exons ATGTTGGCCTGCCGGTTCTGGAGAGCTATCAGCAGGGCGCTGTTTGCTGAGTTCCTGGCCACGGGGCTGTACGTGTTCTTCGGGGTGGGCTCAGCCCTGCCCTGGCCCTCAGCGCTCCCCACTGTGCTGCAGATCGCCATCACCTTCAATCTGGCCACGGCTGTGGCTGTGCAGATCACCTGGAAGACCAGCGGGGGCCACATCAATCCTGCCGTGACTCTGGCCTTCCTCGTGGGCTCCCAAATCTCCTTGCCCCGTGCAATGGCCTATGTGGCTGCCCAGCTGGCAGGGGCCACTGCAGGGGCTGCTCTGCTTTATGGGATCATCCCAGGAGACATCCGGGAAACCCTTGGGGTTAACATG GTCCGGAGCAGCGTCTCGACGGGCCAGGCCGTGGCTGTGGAGCTGGTTCTGACCCTGCAGCTGGtactctgtgtttttgtttgcacCGACAACCGGCAGGCATCGGGCTCCCCGGCCACCATGATGGGGATCTCTCTGGCACTGGGGCACCTCATTGGG gtctacttCACAGGCTGCTCCATGAACCCGGCCCGCTCCTTCGGCCCCGCCATCATCGTTGGGAGGTTCGAGGTCCACTGG ATCTTCTGGGTGGGACCCCTGGCAGGAGCTGTCCTGGCTTCCCTGATCTACAACTTTATCCTCTTCCCTGGCACCAAGACCATGGCCCAGCGACTGGCCATCCTCATGGGTAGCGAAGAAGTAGAGAAAGTGGCAGAAGAGGAGCCTGAGAAGAGAGAATCCCAGTCCAGTTCAGGGGACACAGAATCGGGGAACATGTGTCAGACAGTATAG
- the RACGAP1 gene encoding rac GTPase-activating protein 1, with protein MDTTMLNLRNLFEQLVRRVEILSEGNELQFIQLAKDFEDFRKKWQRTDHELGKYKDLLMKAETERSALDVKLKHARNQVDVEIKRRQRAEADCEKLERQIQLIREMLMCDTSGSIQLSEEQKSALAFLNRGQPSSGNAGNKRLSTIDESGSILSDISFDKTDESLDWDSSLVKTFKLKKREKRRSSSRQFIDGPPGPVKKTRSIGSTVDQGNESIVAKTTVTVPNDGGPIEAVSTIETVPYWTRSRRKTGTLQPWNSDSTLSNRPLEPRTETESSGTPQSNGGMRLHDFVSKTVIKPESCVPCGKRIKFGKLSLKCRDCRVVSHPECRDRCPLPCIPTLIGTPVKIGEGLLADYVSQTSPMIPSIVVHCVNEIEQRGLTETGLYRISGCDRTVRELKEKFLRVKTVPLLSKVDDIHAVCSLLKDFLRNLKEPLLTFRLNKTFMEAAEITDEDNSIAAMYQAVGELPQPNRDTLAFLMIHLQRVAQSPNTKMDVANLAKVFGPTIVAHAVPNPDPVVMLQDIKRQPKVVERLLSLPLEYWSQFMMVEQENIDPIHVIENSNAFSTPQTPDIKVSLLGPVTTPEHQLLKTPSSSSLSQRVRSTLTKNTPRFGSKSKSATNLGRQGNFFASPMLK; from the exons AATTCATCCAGTTGGCAAAGGACTTTGAGGATTTCCGTAAAAAGTGGCAGAGAACAGACCACGAACTGGGGAAGTACAAGGATCTTTTGATGAAAGCAGAGACTGAGCGTAGTGCTCTGGATGTTAAACTGAAGCACGCACGCAATCAGGTGGATGTCGAGATCAAACGGAGACAGCGAGCTGAGGCTGACTGCGAGAAGCTG GAAAGACAGATTCAGCTGATTCGAGAGATGCTCATGTGTGACACATCTGGCAGCATTCAACTAAGCGAGGAGCAAAAATCAGCTCTGGCTTTTCTCAACAGAGGCCAGCCGTCCAGCGGCAATGCTGGGAACAAAAG ATTATCAACTATTGATGAATCTGGTTCCATTTTATCAGATATCAGCTTTGATAAGACTGACGAATCACTG GATTGGGATTCTTCTTTGGTAAAGACTTTCaaactgaagaagagagaaaagagg CGCTCTAGTAGCCGACAGTTCATTGATGGTCCCCCAGGACCTGTAAAGAAGACTCGTTCCATTGGCTCCACAGTAGACCAG ggGAATGAATCCATAGTTGCAAAAACTACAGTGACTGTTCCCAATGATGGCGGGCCCATTGAAGCTGTGTCCACAATTGAGACTGTGCCATACTGGACGAGAAGCCGAAGGAAAACAG GTACATTACAACCTTGGAATAGTGACTCCACCTTGAGCAACAGGCCTCTAGAGCCAAGGACTGAGACAGAGAGTTCTGGCACTCCACAGAGCAATGGAGGGATGCGCCTGCATGACTTCGTCTCTAAGACG GTTATTAAACCTGAATCTTGTGTTCCATGTGGAAAACGGATAAAATTTGGCAAGCTATCTCTGAAGTGTCGCGACTGTCGTGTGGTCTCTCATCCAGAATGTCGGGACCGCTGTCCCCTTCCCTGCATTCCTACCCTGATAGGAACACCTGTCAAGATTGGAGAG GGATTGCTAGCAGATTATGTGTCTCAGACTTCTCCAATGATCCCCTCCATTGTTGTCCATTGCGTAAATGAGATTGAGCAGAGAGGGCTGACTGAG ACAGGCCTGTACCGGATCTCTGGCTGTGACCGGACAGTGAGAGAGCTGAAAGAGAAGTTCCTCAGAGTGAAAACCGTACCCCTCCTCAGCAAAGTGGATGACATCCACGCTGTCTGTAGCCTCCTGAAGGACTTCCTCCGAAACCTCAAAGAACCCCTTCTGACTTTTCGGCTAAACAAGACTTTCATGGAGGCGGCAG aAATCACAGATGAGGACAACAGCATAGCTGCCATGTACCAGGCTGTTGGTGAACTGCCCCAGCCCAACAGGGACACATTAGCTTTCCTCATGATTCACTTGCAGAG AGTGGCTCAGAGTCCAAACACTAAAATGGACGTGGCCAATCTGGCTAAAGTCTTTGGGCCTACCATAGTTGCCCATGCTGTGCCCAATCCAGATCCAGTGGTAATGTTGCAGGACATCAAGCGTCAGCCCAAG GTGGTAGAGCGCCTGCTTTCCCTGCCCCTGGAATACTGGAGTCAGTTCATGATGGTGGAACAAGAGAACATTGACCCCATACATGTCATTGAAAACTCAAATGCCTTTTCAACACCACAGACACCGGATATTAAAG TGAGTTTACTGGGGCCGGTGACCACTCCTGAGCATCAGCTCCTCAAGACTCCTTCATCTAGTTCCCTGTCACAGAGAGTGCGCTCCACCCTCACCAAAAACACGCCCAG ATTTGGGAGCAAAAGCAAATCTGCCACCAACCTAGGACGACAAGGCAACTTCTTTGCTTCTCCAATGCTCAAGTGA